In Rhodocyclaceae bacterium, the sequence GGCGCCCGGCGCACCCGGCGCCGGAGCAAATCCTGCACTACCCTGCGACGAAAGGAGCCTGAACGATGGAAACCATCCACATCGCAGTCGATGGCATGACCTGCCAGGGCTGCGTGAACAGCCTGACCCGAGCGCTGCAGACGGCGCCTGGCGTAGCGTCCGCGACGGTCACGCTGGTGCCGGCGCAGGCCACCATCGAGCACGACCCGGCGACCGCGCCAGTGGATGCGCTGCGCGCCGTGATTGCCGATGCCGGATTCGAAGCGCGCTGAGCCTGCGTCCGGGCCGCCGGACAAGGCCGCGCTGCCGGTTCACCAGAGATGCCACCACCGCCGCCCGTCCGTGCGCGGGTCGCTGGCCAGGTACTTGCTCTTCGGGAAGTTCGCCCGCATCACCCGCTCGGCATCGTTGCGCAGGTCGACCAGGCCCATCGCGTCGTAGGCCTTGACCATGATGAGCAGGCCTTCTTCGTTCGCGGGCGCCTGGGGATAGGTGGTCAGCGCCGTCTGTGCACGGTTGGCAGCGGCGACATATGCGCCCTTGCGCAGATAGAAACGGGCGACATGCACCTCGTTCGATGCAAGCATGTTCACGACGAACTTCATCCGCGCCGCAGCGTCGGGTGCATAGCGACTGTCGGGGAAGCGCGTGACCACTTCGCGGAAGGAGTCGAACGATTCGCGCGCCGAGCGGGGGTCACGCTCGCTGACATCCTGCCGCGACAGGGAGCTCAGCACGCCCAGGTCGTGGTTGAAATTGATCAGCCCGCGCAAGTACCACGCATAGTCGGCGCTGGGATGCGTGGGATAGAGTTTCAGGAAGCGGTCGATCGTCGCCAACGCCTGGACCGGCTCGACGTCCTTCCATTGCGAGTATGCGAGTTCCAGCATTGCCTGCTGCGAGTACCGTCCGAAGGGATAGCGCGACTCGAGCGTCTCGTACAGCTTGATCGCGCGCTGCCAGTTCCGGCCGTTCATCTCGTCGCGCGCTTCCGCGTAAAGCTTGGGCGCGGACCAGCCGCGGGTCTCGTCGAAGTTGCGGACGGACGCGCAGCCGCCGATCAGGGCGGCCGCAACGACCGCGATCACCGCCTGGCGCACTGCCAGTACACTTGGCCTTCCCCTCGCGCCCGACGCGGGCGGGCAGGAGCCACTACCTGTCCGGTCGGCATCCGGCCGATCGGGATTCGAAGCTGCGGCTTTCATCGATTCGTCCGTTCCATGGCAAGCAATTGATTCGCCAACAGTATAGCCCGTCCCTTCCGTCACCCGACAGCGCACCGGAGCACCGTCCCGCGCACGACAGCGCCACCGCGCCGCAGCCGCTGGTGATCCCGGTATCCAGCGCCGGAGAGCGGATCGACCAGGCACTGGCCGCACTGCTGCCCGAGCACTCGCGCAGCCGGCTTCAGCAGTGGATACGCGACGGACGCGTGCTGGTCGACGGCCGCACGGTGCGCAGCGCAGACAAGGTCTGGGGCGGCGAGCGCCTGGACGTGTCGCCCGGGACCGACCCACGGCAGGATGCTGCGCTGCCCGAGGCGATCGCGCTGCAGGTCGTCCACGAAGACGAGGCGGTGATCGTGCTCGACAAGCCACCCGGGCTCGTCGTGCATCCCGGCAGCGGGAACTGGACGGGGACCCTGCTCAATGCCCTGCTGCACCACCATCCGCCGATCGAAGGACTGCCGCGCGCGGGCATCGTGCATCGCCTCGACAAGGACACCAGCGGGCTGATGATGGTCGCCAAGACACTGGTCGCACACACCGCGCTGGTGCGTGCGCTCGCCGCCCGCGAGGTCGAGCGCATCTACCAGGCGATCGTGGTCGGCATCCCGGCGCCATCGGGCGAAGTCGAACAACCGATCGGGCGCCACCCGGTCAACCGCGTGCGGATGGCGGTGGTCGCGGGCGGCCGTCCGGCCCTGACCCGCTTCCGCCTGCTCGAGGCGCTCGCCGGAGCGGCGCTGGTCGAATGCCGCCTGGCCACGGGCCGCACCCACCAGATCCGGGTGCACATGGAATCGCTCGGCCACCCGGTGCTCGGCGATCCGGTCTATGCACCGAAGGCAGGCCGCCTGGCACCCGCGCTGGCGGCCGCCTCCACGGCCCTGGACCGGCAGGCGCTGCATGCGGTGGAACTGGCCTTCGCACACCCGGTGACCGGGGCACAACTGCGTTTCCGTTCATCGCTGCCGGCCGACATCCGCGCGGCGCTCGAAGCCCTGCGCGCACCGGCATGACGGCCACCGGTTCCATCGCTGCAGCCGATCTGTTGGTGCCCGACTGGCCTGCACCGCCGGGTGTGCATGCGTTGTGCACCACCCGCAGCGGCGGGGTCAGCACCGGCCCGTACCGGTCGCTGAACCTCGGCACACGGACCGGCGACGATCCCGCCGCGGTAGCCGAGAACCGGCGCCGCCTCGATGCACTGCTGCCGGGGCCTGCGCGCTGGCTGCAGCAGGTCCACGGCAGCCAGGCCATCGCCGCGCATTCGATCGAGGCGCCACCGCAGGCCGATGCTTCGTTCACCGACCGTGGCAGTACCGTGTGCACGGTGATGATCGCCGACTGCATGCCGGTCCTGCTGTGCAGCGAAGACGGGCTTCGCGTCGGCGCCGTGCACTGCGGCTGGCGTGGCCTCGCGGGCGGAGCGATCGAGAACACGCTCGCCGCGATGGGCGTCGACGGGCAGCGCATCATCGCATGGCTCGGGCCCGCGATCGGCCCCGCCGCGTTCGAGGTCGGCGCAGACGTGCGCGATGCTTTCCTGGCGGCGGATCCATCGGATGCCGCTGCCTTCGTGCCGTCGCCGACGCTGCCCGGCAAATGGCACGCAGACCTGTTCGCGCTCGGCCGGCGCCGGCTGGCGCGTGCCGGGGTCGAGCGTGTGCATGGCGGCGGCCTGTGCACCGTGTCCGATCCGGACCGTTTCTTTTCCTACCGGCGCGACAAGGTGACCGGACGCATGGCCGCGCTCGTCTGGAGGGACGCGTGAACCACACGCCGGCCATCGCGCGTGCGTTCGCGACACTGGCGGCGGCACTGGAGCGCAAGCCCGGCACGTGGCAGGCGCTCGGCCGCGAGCTGACCGAACGCCACCTGGCGCTGTGGCAATCGGCGATCGGACAGCCCGCCCAGGCGGCGCCCGACCCGGAACTGCAGGCGCTGGCCGCTCGCGACCGCCGCTTCAACGCACCGGCCTGGCAATCCCACCCCTGGTTCGATTACCTGCGGCAGGCACAAATCCTCAACGAACGCTGGCTCGAAGGGGCAATCGCGGCGGCGGCCCTCGATCCCGCGAGCGAGCGGCACGCCCGCTTCTTCCTGCGCCAGTGGATCGATTCGATGTCGCCCGCGAATTTCGCGCCGACCAATCCGGAAGTGCTGGAGCTGGCGGCACGCAGCGGCGGAGACAGCCTCGCGCGCGGGCTGCAGCGCGCTGCCGAGGACGCGCGCCGTGGCGCCCTGACGATGACCGACGAACAGGCCTTCGAAGTCGGCCGCAACCTCGCGGTGACGCCGGGGGCGGTGATCCACCGCAACGAGATCGTCGAACTGATTCACTACCGCCCCGCAGGGCCGACCGTGCATGCGCGGCCGCTCGTGATCGTGCCACCGTTCATCAACAAGTACTACATCCTCGACCTGCAGCCAGGGAACTCGTTCGTGCGCTTTGCACTGGAACAGGGCTTCGATGTGTACATCCTGTCGTGGCGAAATGCACCGACGGAACTCGGCCACCTGCGCTGGGAGGACTATGCGCAGCGCGGCGTGCTCGAATCGATCCGTGTCGCGCTCGAGGTCTCGCGCAGCGCGCAGGCCAATGCGCTCGGATTCTGCGTCGGGGGTACGCTGCTGTCGACCGCGCTTGCCCTGGCCGCCGCCCGCGGCGAGCACCCGGTTGCATCGACGACCCTGCTGGCGACCCTGCTCGACTTCAGCGACGTCGGCGACATCGGCGTCTATATCGACCGCGACGCGGTCGAAGCCTGCGAGCGCCGGTTCGATCCGTCCGCTGCACCGGCGGTGATGAGCGGGCGCGACCTCGCGTTCACCTTCGCCAGCCTGCGCGCGAACGATCTGATCTGGCGCTTCGTGGTCGACCACTGGCTGAAGGGCAAGGCTCCGGAACCGTTCGACCTTCTCTACTGGAACAGCGACGGCAGCAGCCTGCCCGGCGTCCTCTACGCCTGGTACCTGCGCCACATGTACCTCGAGAACCGTCTGCGCCAGCCCGGCCGCGTGCAGCTCGACGGCGTCCCGCTCGACCTGCGGGCGATCCGGTCGGCCTGGTACCTGCTCGCGGCCGAGGAAGACCATATCGTGCCCTGGCGAACCGCGTGGCTGGCGCGCGGACTGCTGCGCGGCAGCCGGACGTTCGTGCTGGCCGCCAGTGGCCACATAGCAGGCGTCGTGAACCCGGCCTCGAAGAACCGCCGGCATTTCCTTGCAGCAGACGGTGCTGCCGGCTCACCGGCGCGCACGAAGACGCCCGAGGCCTGGCTCGCCGCGGCCAGCCGCCACGAAGGCAGCTGGTGGACGCACTGGGCGGGCTGGCTGAAGAAGCGCTCCGGCCGGCGTGTGAAGGCGCCCGACATCGATGCCGATCCGACACATCCGCCGCTCGATCGCGCGCCCGGGCGCTACGTCCTGGAACGCTGAACCGCACGACCTGGCCGGACTTGCAAGCGTCATTCATCTGGCACGCTTGCTGCTTCGCAGCAGCGGTTTTCGCCGGAGGCGGCGAAGGCTTGGGTTAACATCTTCGTCACGATACGTCGTTACCGTGCTGCTCCTTCCAACTGGCGGCCATCGGGTCTGCGATGCGATCCGGCGCGTGTCCAGACATGGTCGGACGAAGGATGCATTGTTCAACGAAGCAACGGAGGACCTGATGACGAAGCGAGTGGCACTGGTGACGGGCGGCATGGGCGGGCTGGGCGAGGCGATCGCGACCAAGTTGTCCAACATGGGCGACAAGGTGGTGGTCAGCTATTCGCCCGGCAACACGAAGGCTGCCGGCTGGCTGGCAGAGATGAAGGAGAAGGGACACGACATCTACGCCGTGCAGATCGACGTCTCGGACTTCGACTCCTGCGCTGCCGGCTGCGCGCAGGTGATGGCCGATGTCGGGCCGATCGACGTGCTGGTGAACAACGCCGGCATCACCCGCGACATGACCTTCAAGAAGATGGGCAAGGTCGACTGGGACGCGGTGCTGAAGACGAACCTCGACAGCGTGTTCAACATGTGCAAGCCGGTGGTCGACGGCATGGTCGATCGCGGCTGGGGACGCGTGGTCAACATCTCGTCGGTGAACGGCCAGAAGGGCGCGTTCGGCCAGACCAACTACTCGGCAGCGAAGGCCGGCATGCATGGCTTCACCAAGGCCCTGGCACTGGAAGTGGCGCGCAAGGGCGTTACCGTCAACACGATTTCGCCCGGCTACATCGGCACGAAGATGGTGATGGCGATCCCCAGGGAAGTGCTCGACACGAAGATC encodes:
- a CDS encoding outer membrane protein assembly factor BamD, producing the protein MKAAASNPDRPDADRTGSGSCPPASGARGRPSVLAVRQAVIAVVAAALIGGCASVRNFDETRGWSAPKLYAEARDEMNGRNWQRAIKLYETLESRYPFGRYSQQAMLELAYSQWKDVEPVQALATIDRFLKLYPTHPSADYAWYLRGLINFNHDLGVLSSLSRQDVSERDPRSARESFDSFREVVTRFPDSRYAPDAAARMKFVVNMLASNEVHVARFYLRKGAYVAAANRAQTALTTYPQAPANEEGLLIMVKAYDAMGLVDLRNDAERVMRANFPKSKYLASDPRTDGRRWWHLW
- a CDS encoding RluA family pseudouridine synthase — its product is MRQQYSPSLPSPDSAPEHRPAHDSATAPQPLVIPVSSAGERIDQALAALLPEHSRSRLQQWIRDGRVLVDGRTVRSADKVWGGERLDVSPGTDPRQDAALPEAIALQVVHEDEAVIVLDKPPGLVVHPGSGNWTGTLLNALLHHHPPIEGLPRAGIVHRLDKDTSGLMMVAKTLVAHTALVRALAAREVERIYQAIVVGIPAPSGEVEQPIGRHPVNRVRMAVVAGGRPALTRFRLLEALAGAALVECRLATGRTHQIRVHMESLGHPVLGDPVYAPKAGRLAPALAAASTALDRQALHAVELAFAHPVTGAQLRFRSSLPADIRAALEALRAPA
- a CDS encoding heavy-metal-associated domain-containing protein; translation: METIHIAVDGMTCQGCVNSLTRALQTAPGVASATVTLVPAQATIEHDPATAPVDALRAVIADAGFEAR
- the pgeF gene encoding peptidoglycan editing factor PgeF, whose protein sequence is MTATGSIAAADLLVPDWPAPPGVHALCTTRSGGVSTGPYRSLNLGTRTGDDPAAVAENRRRLDALLPGPARWLQQVHGSQAIAAHSIEAPPQADASFTDRGSTVCTVMIADCMPVLLCSEDGLRVGAVHCGWRGLAGGAIENTLAAMGVDGQRIIAWLGPAIGPAAFEVGADVRDAFLAADPSDAAAFVPSPTLPGKWHADLFALGRRRLARAGVERVHGGGLCTVSDPDRFFSYRRDKVTGRMAALVWRDA
- a CDS encoding alpha/beta fold hydrolase, translating into MNHTPAIARAFATLAAALERKPGTWQALGRELTERHLALWQSAIGQPAQAAPDPELQALAARDRRFNAPAWQSHPWFDYLRQAQILNERWLEGAIAAAALDPASERHARFFLRQWIDSMSPANFAPTNPEVLELAARSGGDSLARGLQRAAEDARRGALTMTDEQAFEVGRNLAVTPGAVIHRNEIVELIHYRPAGPTVHARPLVIVPPFINKYYILDLQPGNSFVRFALEQGFDVYILSWRNAPTELGHLRWEDYAQRGVLESIRVALEVSRSAQANALGFCVGGTLLSTALALAAARGEHPVASTTLLATLLDFSDVGDIGVYIDRDAVEACERRFDPSAAPAVMSGRDLAFTFASLRANDLIWRFVVDHWLKGKAPEPFDLLYWNSDGSSLPGVLYAWYLRHMYLENRLRQPGRVQLDGVPLDLRAIRSAWYLLAAEEDHIVPWRTAWLARGLLRGSRTFVLAASGHIAGVVNPASKNRRHFLAADGAAGSPARTKTPEAWLAAASRHEGSWWTHWAGWLKKRSGRRVKAPDIDADPTHPPLDRAPGRYVLER
- the phbB gene encoding acetoacetyl-CoA reductase gives rise to the protein MTKRVALVTGGMGGLGEAIATKLSNMGDKVVVSYSPGNTKAAGWLAEMKEKGHDIYAVQIDVSDFDSCAAGCAQVMADVGPIDVLVNNAGITRDMTFKKMGKVDWDAVLKTNLDSVFNMCKPVVDGMVDRGWGRVVNISSVNGQKGAFGQTNYSAAKAGMHGFTKALALEVARKGVTVNTISPGYIGTKMVMAIPREVLDTKIVPQIPMGRLGKPEEVAGLVAYLCSEEAAFVTGSNIAINGGQHMS